One window of the Rosa rugosa chromosome 3, drRosRugo1.1, whole genome shotgun sequence genome contains the following:
- the LOC133735713 gene encoding TMV resistance protein N-like isoform X1 produces MMGTELPSSSFASSSNTQWTYDVFLSFRGEDTRKSFADHLYAALDQEGIFVFRDDEELHRGQPISSNLLEAIQVSRIALVVISRNYASSKWCLDELTTIVECMEDRGQVVFPIFYDVDPREVRKQTGWFRQVFIEHERRSKDDLEKHKVQKWRAALTRVANLSGFHLQDRYESKFIREIMGKIVNELRGTVQQPHSDDLGLVGIDFAVEEIMKYSATDQGNDVVFIGIWGMGGVGKTTLAQAFYDKISDQFQDKCFLRNVREISRRDGIVALTKDLLRNVLKKMDVHDSEVRHRFRRKKVLIILDDVDKLEQLQALAGSNNWFGRGSRIIITTRDSQLLIAHHVDRCYKVKELKSDDALKLFSWKAFKNDHPPKDYMELSHSFVNYSKGLPLAIEVLGSFLCGHSLHEWGSAFSRIQEHLDKDIMSALRISFDGLHEKEQQIFLDIACFFKGQERDEVTILLEGFGFDPIIGISNLIRKSLISMVGSKLWMHDLLQEMGWELVRGESLNEPGNRSRLWQPDDVLDLLKYHKGSDAVQGIVLTLPQEQKEQLKCDALSNMKKLRFLKMSNVLLPLGLNYLSTELRVLEWHGYPSKLLPTDFPSEKLVQLNLFGSHIKHLWKGFKCLDMLKSIDLMDSENLIETPDFTGVPNLERLNLEGCTKLSKVHPSISNLIHLRLLNMKNCERLQITSWDISLKSLEIFNLSGCARLKRFPEIVGDMKCLSKIYLDGSAIEELPVSIEHLTGLTLLDMAHCKNILRIPSVISSLPRLKTIILSGCSNLIEIPENIGNVECLEELDISGTAIRQMPSSIVYLRNLKKLSCSWCSGQVSTSLLFPCLPEVCPGPNFLLPASLSGFSSLMSLNLSYCNLIDGALPNDLDRMSSLMELKLRGNNFTSIPESICRLSKLIKLELDGCIRLQSLPKLPSSIKLVGAAGCMSLKSDSDQYDVFYSSEKTVWINKLTTSTICSINIRNSQFAAWLNIYHEVNEVQVDISLPVRTAYGLSIGTHGIPNWFNNWSRNFSITIPLRKGLIYNSRLWRGCAFYVGLEVDENFDTSSDFKVMHKFDCCFDTMEGPGYKQTLYHEVNAKGFQLTGSLGYWIIIPHLWFSARLNAFNQCSSIQANTTIDSPYVEAKMSGARLLYEKRDYIEFIHAIKNATRTSRFMQNNSSSVSLLAEDGSCKIDSSISLREHLSSLPSDLKCYEGVNFAASKFYLIKGRVFHRQTSSLLGEILQKYSGQHSVFYRGTFPQYGIPEWFCSVNSSSAAFPLNPMNVWNGIAACAVFTVLDNLDAEKPDIGCRLGTGYQGFAISGRISESLISLKVRGFVGMFYASRGSLSHLVSNDYTSIIKAKFYSNSKNIRVQSCGYQIVSHENMEEFMETVLQCSVTSQTFQLSKDTSREETPKEKENSLYSNRNGEKIQVEKKKRSALSNHIEKEKRKSSCRSICCFLCKLGVIFWVFLVVVCGLYLMGLAHVGFPLWKTVGAACGRLIVHM; encoded by the exons ATGATGGGCACTGAATTACCCTCCTCCTCATTTGCCTCTTCTTCAAACACACAATGGACATATGACGTTTTTCTCAGTTTCCGAGGTGAGGATACTCGTAAGAGCTTTGCAGATCATCTATATGCTGCTCTAGACCAAGAAGGTATTTTCGTCTTTAGGGATGATGAAGAGCTTCATAGAGGACAACCCATTTCATCAAATCTCCTGGAAGCAATACAAGTTTCAAGAATCGCGCTTGTTGTTATCTCAAGAAACTATGCTTCTTCGAAGTGGTGTTTGGATGAACTCACTACAATTGTTGAGTGCATGGAGGATAGAGGGCAGGTAGTGTTTCCAATTTTCTATGATGTAGATCCGCGCGAGGTGAGGAAACAGACTGGATGGTTTCGACAAGTCTTTATTGAACATGAAAGGCGCTCTAAGGATGACTTGGAGAAACACAAGGTGCAAAAGTGGAGAGCTGCTTTGACTCGAGTGGCCAATCTATCTGGATTTCATTTACAGGATAG GTATGAATCAAAGTTTATCCGAGAGATTATGGGAAAGATAGTAAATGAGTTGAGAGGTACAGTCCAACAGCCTCATTCGGATGATCTTGGACTTGTGGGAATTGACTTTGCTGTTGAGGAAATAATGAAGTATTCAGCTACAGATCAAGGGAATGATGTTGTCTTTATAGGTATATGGGGAATGGGTGGGGTTGGCAAGACAACTCTTGCACAAGCTTTTTATGATAAAATCTCTGATCAGTTTCAAGATAAATGCTTTCTGAGAAATGTTAGAGAGATTTCTAGACGAGACGGTATTGTTGCATTAACAAAAGATCTCCTTCGCAATGTCTTAAAAAAGATGGATGTGCATGACAGTGAGGTGAGGCATAGATTTCGTCGTAAAAAGGTTCTCATCATTCTTGATGATGTAGATAAGTTAGAACAATTGCAAGCATTAGCTGGAAGCAACAATTGGTTTGGTCGAGGGAGTAGGATCATTATAACAACCAGGGACAGTCAATTGTTGATTGCTCATCATGTGGATAGATGTTACAAGGTCAAGGAATTGAAAAGTGATGATGCCCTTAAGCTTTTCAGTTGGAAAGCCTTCAAGAATGATCATCCCCCAAAAGATTATATGGAGTTATCCCATAGCTTTGTAAATTATAGTAAGGGCCTTCCCTTAGCTATTGAAGTTTTGGGTTCTTTCTTGTGTGGTCACAGCCTTCACGAATGGGGAAGTGCCTTTAGTAGAATACAAGAACATCTTGACAAAGATATCATGTCTGCACTTAGAATCAGTTTTGATGGATTGCATGAGAAGGAGCAGCAAATATTTTTAGATATTGCATGTTTCTTCAAAGGACAGGAGAGAGATGAGGTGACAATATTGTTggagggttttggttttgaccCAATCATTGGTATAAGTAATCTCATTCGAAAATCCCTCATCAGTATGGTAGGGAGTAAATTGTGGATGCATGATTTGCTTCAGGAAATGGGTTGGGAACTTGTTCGTGGGGAATCTCTCAATGAACCTGGGAATCGTAGTAGATTATGGCAACCCGATGATGTGCTTGATTTACTGAAGTATCATAAG GGATCAGATGCAGTTCAAGGGATAGTCCTTACCTTGCCTCAAGAACAGAAGGAGCAATTGAAATGTGATGCCTTGTCAAACATGAAAAAATTGAGATTTCTTAAAATGTCTAATGTGCTCCTTCCGTTGGGCCTCAATTATCTATCTACTGAGTTAAGAGTTCTCGAATGGCATGGATATCCTTCAAAGTTGTTGCCAACAGATTTCCCATCGGAGAAGCTTGTTCAACTCAACCTGTTTGGCAGCCATATCAAACATCTATGGAAGGGATTCAAG TGTTTAGATATGTTAAAATCAATTGATTTGATGGACTCTGAAAATTTGATTGAGACACCAGACTTCACGGGTGTCCCAAATCTTGAGAGGCTGAATCTTGAAGGTTGCACAAAATTATCTAAGGTTCATCCATCCATTAGCAATCTCATACACCTTAGATTATTGAATATGAAAAACTGTGAAAGGCTTCAGATCACTTCATGGGACATCAGTTTGAAATCTCTCGAAATTTTCAATCTTTCGGGCTGTGCACGACTCAAGAGATTTCCAGAGATTGTGGGAGATATGAAATGCTTGTCTAAAATTTATTTAGATGGGAGTGCTATAGAGGAACTACCAGTGTCAATTGAACATCTGACTGGTCTTACATTGTTGGATATGGCTCATTGCAAAAATATTTTGAGAATTCCTAGTGTCATTTCAAGTTTGCCAAGGCTTAAAACAATCATTCTGTCAGGCTGCTCTAATCTTATTGAAATTCCCGAGAACATTGGGAATGTGGAATGTCTTGAAGAGTTGGATATAAGTGGAACTGCTATAAGGCAAATGCCATCATCCATTGTGTACCTCAGAAACCTCAAAAAGTTATCCTGCTCCTGGTGCAGTGGTCAAGTTTCTACATCACTGCTCTTTCCCTGTCTTCCAGAAGTATGCCCTGGACCGAACTTCTTGTTACCTGCTTCATTGTCTGGTTTTAGCTCTTTAATGTCATTGAATTTAAGTTACTGCAATCTGATTGATGGTGCCCTCCCTAATGATTTGGACCGCATGTCATCATTGATGGAGTTGAAGTTACGGGGAAACAATTTTACAAGCATACCTGAAAGTATTTGCCGACTTTCTAAGCTCATAAAACTTGAGTTGGATGGTTGTATCCGGTTGCAGTCATTGCCAAAGCTTCCATCGAGTATAAAGTTGGTTGGGGCAGCTGGTTGCATGTCACTTAAAAGTGATTCTGATCAGTATGATGTATTTTATTCAAGTGAAAAAACTGTTTGGATTAATAAGCTCACAACATCAACCATATGTTCCATTAATATTAGGAATTCACAATTTGCAGCATGGCTGAACATATATCATGAGGTTAATGAG GTACAGGTTGATATAAGTCTACCGGTGAGAACGGCATATGGTTTATCAATTGGAACTCATGGAATACCAAATTGGTTCAACAATTGGAGCAGAAACTTTTCTATAACAATCCCGCTTCGAAAGGGCCTAATTTATAACAGTAGGCTATGGAGAGGATGTGCCTTCTATGTTGGTTTGGAAGTTGATGAGAATTTTGATACCAGTTCTGATTTCAAAGTGATGCACAAGTTTGACTGTTGTTTTGATACCATGGAAGGTCCCGGTTACAAACAAACTCTATACCACGAGGTAAATGCTAAAGGTTTCCAATTGACTGGGTCACTTGGATATTGGATAATAATACCGCATCTGTGGTTTTCAGCAAGGTTGAATGCCTTCAATCAGTGCAGTAGCATCCAGGCTAACACTACAATTGATAGCCCATACGTCGAGGCTAAAATGAGTGGTGCCCGTCTACTCTACGAAAAAAGAGATTATATAGAGTTTATCCATGCAATAAAAAATGCGACTCGTACTTCAAGATTTATGCAGAATAACAGTTCCTCTGTAAGTTTGTTGGCTGAGGATGGTAGCTGCAAAATTGACTCGAGCATTTCGTTGAGAGAACATCTTAGCTCGCTGCCTTCAGATTTAAAATGCTATGAG GGGGTAAATTTTGCGGCATCCAAGTTCTACCTTATTAAAGGCAGAGTCTTTCATCGCCAGACCTCGTCTCTGTTAGGAGAAATCCTTCAg AAATATTCTGGTCAGCACTCGGTGTTTTATAGAGGAACTTTTCCTCAATATGGAATTCCAGAATGGTTCTGCAGTGTGAACAGTTCCTCGGCAGCCTTCCCGCTAAATCCTATGAATGTGTGGAATGGAATAGCTGCATGTGCTGTTTTCACAGTCCTTGACAATTTGGATGCTGAAAAGCCTGACATAGGCTGTAGATTGGGAACTGGCTATCAGGGTTTCGCAATAAGTGGACGCATCAGTGAATCTCTTATTAGTTTGAAGGTTCGTGGTTTCGTGGGTATGTTTTATGCATCACGTGGGTCACTTTCACATCTTGTGTCAAATGATTACACTTCCATCATCAAAGCCAAGTTTTATAGTAACAGCAAGAACATAAGGGTGCAGAGTTGTGGGTATCAAATTGTATCCCATGAAAATATGGAAGAATTTATGGAAACAGTGCTGCAATGTTCAGTCACATCTCAGACTTTTCAGTTGTCAAAAGATACGAGTAGAGAAGAAACACCGAAAGAAAAGGAGAACTCCCTCTACTCAAATAGAAACGGAGAAAAGATACAagtagagaagaagaaaaggagcgCTCTCTCTAACCACATAGAAAAGGAGAAAAGGAAATCTTCCTGCAGATCGATCTGTTGCTTCCTGTGTAAACTCGGTGTCATTTTTTGGGTATTCTTAGTTGTTGTTTGTGGGCTTTACTTGATGGGCTTGGCCCATGTTGGTTTCCCTTTGTGGAAGACAGTGGGAGCTGCATGTGGAAGGTTAATTGTACATATGTAg
- the LOC133735713 gene encoding disease resistance protein RUN1-like isoform X2 translates to MMGTELPSSSFASSSNTQWTYDVFLSFRGEDTRKSFADHLYAALDQEGIFVFRDDEELHRGQPISSNLLEAIQVSRIALVVISRNYASSKWCLDELTTIVECMEDRGQVVFPIFYDVDPREVRKQTGWFRQVFIEHERRSKDDLEKHKVQKWRAALTRVANLSGFHLQDRYESKFIREIMGKIVNELRGTVQQPHSDDLGLVGIDFAVEEIMKYSATDQGNDVVFIGIWGMGGVGKTTLAQAFYDKISDQFQDKCFLRNVREISRRDGIVALTKDLLRNVLKKMDVHDSEVRHRFRRKKVLIILDDVDKLEQLQALAGSNNWFGRGSRIIITTRDSQLLIAHHVDRCYKVKELKSDDALKLFSWKAFKNDHPPKDYMELSHSFVNYSKGLPLAIEVLGSFLCGHSLHEWGSAFSRIQEHLDKDIMSALRISFDGLHEKEQQIFLDIACFFKGQERDEVTILLEGFGFDPIIGISNLIRKSLISMVGSKLWMHDLLQEMGWELVRGESLNEPGNRSRLWQPDDVLDLLKYHKGSDAVQGIVLTLPQEQKEQLKCDALSNMKKLRFLKMSNVLLPLGLNYLSTELRVLEWHGYPSKLLPTDFPSEKLVQLNLFGSHIKHLWKGFKCLDMLKSIDLMDSENLIETPDFTGVPNLERLNLEGCTKLSKVHPSISNLIHLRLLNMKNCERLQITSWDISLKSLEIFNLSGCARLKRFPEIVGDMKCLSKIYLDGSAIEELPVSIEHLTGLTLLDMAHCKNILRIPSVISSLPRLKTIILSGCSNLIEIPENIGNVECLEELDISGTAIRQMPSSIVYLRNLKKLSCSWCSGQVSTSLLFPCLPEVCPGPNFLLPASLSGFSSLMSLNLSYCNLIDGALPNDLDRMSSLMELKLRGNNFTSIPESICRLSKLIKLELDGCIRLQSLPKLPSSIKLVGAAGCMSLKSDSDQYDVFYSSEKTVWINKLTTSTICSINIRNSQFAAWLNIYHEVNEVQVDISLPVRTAYGLSIGTHGIPNWFNNWSRNFSITIPLRKGLIYNSRLWRGCAFYVGLEVDENFDTSSDFKVMHKFDCCFDTMEGPGYKQTLYHEQG, encoded by the exons ATGATGGGCACTGAATTACCCTCCTCCTCATTTGCCTCTTCTTCAAACACACAATGGACATATGACGTTTTTCTCAGTTTCCGAGGTGAGGATACTCGTAAGAGCTTTGCAGATCATCTATATGCTGCTCTAGACCAAGAAGGTATTTTCGTCTTTAGGGATGATGAAGAGCTTCATAGAGGACAACCCATTTCATCAAATCTCCTGGAAGCAATACAAGTTTCAAGAATCGCGCTTGTTGTTATCTCAAGAAACTATGCTTCTTCGAAGTGGTGTTTGGATGAACTCACTACAATTGTTGAGTGCATGGAGGATAGAGGGCAGGTAGTGTTTCCAATTTTCTATGATGTAGATCCGCGCGAGGTGAGGAAACAGACTGGATGGTTTCGACAAGTCTTTATTGAACATGAAAGGCGCTCTAAGGATGACTTGGAGAAACACAAGGTGCAAAAGTGGAGAGCTGCTTTGACTCGAGTGGCCAATCTATCTGGATTTCATTTACAGGATAG GTATGAATCAAAGTTTATCCGAGAGATTATGGGAAAGATAGTAAATGAGTTGAGAGGTACAGTCCAACAGCCTCATTCGGATGATCTTGGACTTGTGGGAATTGACTTTGCTGTTGAGGAAATAATGAAGTATTCAGCTACAGATCAAGGGAATGATGTTGTCTTTATAGGTATATGGGGAATGGGTGGGGTTGGCAAGACAACTCTTGCACAAGCTTTTTATGATAAAATCTCTGATCAGTTTCAAGATAAATGCTTTCTGAGAAATGTTAGAGAGATTTCTAGACGAGACGGTATTGTTGCATTAACAAAAGATCTCCTTCGCAATGTCTTAAAAAAGATGGATGTGCATGACAGTGAGGTGAGGCATAGATTTCGTCGTAAAAAGGTTCTCATCATTCTTGATGATGTAGATAAGTTAGAACAATTGCAAGCATTAGCTGGAAGCAACAATTGGTTTGGTCGAGGGAGTAGGATCATTATAACAACCAGGGACAGTCAATTGTTGATTGCTCATCATGTGGATAGATGTTACAAGGTCAAGGAATTGAAAAGTGATGATGCCCTTAAGCTTTTCAGTTGGAAAGCCTTCAAGAATGATCATCCCCCAAAAGATTATATGGAGTTATCCCATAGCTTTGTAAATTATAGTAAGGGCCTTCCCTTAGCTATTGAAGTTTTGGGTTCTTTCTTGTGTGGTCACAGCCTTCACGAATGGGGAAGTGCCTTTAGTAGAATACAAGAACATCTTGACAAAGATATCATGTCTGCACTTAGAATCAGTTTTGATGGATTGCATGAGAAGGAGCAGCAAATATTTTTAGATATTGCATGTTTCTTCAAAGGACAGGAGAGAGATGAGGTGACAATATTGTTggagggttttggttttgaccCAATCATTGGTATAAGTAATCTCATTCGAAAATCCCTCATCAGTATGGTAGGGAGTAAATTGTGGATGCATGATTTGCTTCAGGAAATGGGTTGGGAACTTGTTCGTGGGGAATCTCTCAATGAACCTGGGAATCGTAGTAGATTATGGCAACCCGATGATGTGCTTGATTTACTGAAGTATCATAAG GGATCAGATGCAGTTCAAGGGATAGTCCTTACCTTGCCTCAAGAACAGAAGGAGCAATTGAAATGTGATGCCTTGTCAAACATGAAAAAATTGAGATTTCTTAAAATGTCTAATGTGCTCCTTCCGTTGGGCCTCAATTATCTATCTACTGAGTTAAGAGTTCTCGAATGGCATGGATATCCTTCAAAGTTGTTGCCAACAGATTTCCCATCGGAGAAGCTTGTTCAACTCAACCTGTTTGGCAGCCATATCAAACATCTATGGAAGGGATTCAAG TGTTTAGATATGTTAAAATCAATTGATTTGATGGACTCTGAAAATTTGATTGAGACACCAGACTTCACGGGTGTCCCAAATCTTGAGAGGCTGAATCTTGAAGGTTGCACAAAATTATCTAAGGTTCATCCATCCATTAGCAATCTCATACACCTTAGATTATTGAATATGAAAAACTGTGAAAGGCTTCAGATCACTTCATGGGACATCAGTTTGAAATCTCTCGAAATTTTCAATCTTTCGGGCTGTGCACGACTCAAGAGATTTCCAGAGATTGTGGGAGATATGAAATGCTTGTCTAAAATTTATTTAGATGGGAGTGCTATAGAGGAACTACCAGTGTCAATTGAACATCTGACTGGTCTTACATTGTTGGATATGGCTCATTGCAAAAATATTTTGAGAATTCCTAGTGTCATTTCAAGTTTGCCAAGGCTTAAAACAATCATTCTGTCAGGCTGCTCTAATCTTATTGAAATTCCCGAGAACATTGGGAATGTGGAATGTCTTGAAGAGTTGGATATAAGTGGAACTGCTATAAGGCAAATGCCATCATCCATTGTGTACCTCAGAAACCTCAAAAAGTTATCCTGCTCCTGGTGCAGTGGTCAAGTTTCTACATCACTGCTCTTTCCCTGTCTTCCAGAAGTATGCCCTGGACCGAACTTCTTGTTACCTGCTTCATTGTCTGGTTTTAGCTCTTTAATGTCATTGAATTTAAGTTACTGCAATCTGATTGATGGTGCCCTCCCTAATGATTTGGACCGCATGTCATCATTGATGGAGTTGAAGTTACGGGGAAACAATTTTACAAGCATACCTGAAAGTATTTGCCGACTTTCTAAGCTCATAAAACTTGAGTTGGATGGTTGTATCCGGTTGCAGTCATTGCCAAAGCTTCCATCGAGTATAAAGTTGGTTGGGGCAGCTGGTTGCATGTCACTTAAAAGTGATTCTGATCAGTATGATGTATTTTATTCAAGTGAAAAAACTGTTTGGATTAATAAGCTCACAACATCAACCATATGTTCCATTAATATTAGGAATTCACAATTTGCAGCATGGCTGAACATATATCATGAGGTTAATGAG GTACAGGTTGATATAAGTCTACCGGTGAGAACGGCATATGGTTTATCAATTGGAACTCATGGAATACCAAATTGGTTCAACAATTGGAGCAGAAACTTTTCTATAACAATCCCGCTTCGAAAGGGCCTAATTTATAACAGTAGGCTATGGAGAGGATGTGCCTTCTATGTTGGTTTGGAAGTTGATGAGAATTTTGATACCAGTTCTGATTTCAAAGTGATGCACAAGTTTGACTGTTGTTTTGATACCATGGAAGGTCCCGGTTACAAACAAACTCTATACCACGAG CAAGGTTGA